In Massilistercora timonensis, the following are encoded in one genomic region:
- a CDS encoding TetR/AcrR family transcriptional regulator, with protein MPRKRRSTKSRIVKAAWNLFFKNGYDRTTVDDIIAASKTSKGTFYHYFKGKEALLNSLSYLFDEKYEELAAVIDPNLSAYDKLLFLNHELFYMIETSIDIKLLAYLYSSQLITKDKKSLSDQKRFYFKWVTEILAEGLKNGEFKNTSTAEELMDIYAMYERAVLYDWALFKGKYSLSEYSDRLLPHVLDTFVDGI; from the coding sequence ATGCCGCGCAAACGAAGATCCACCAAGAGCCGCATTGTCAAGGCGGCCTGGAACCTGTTCTTCAAAAACGGCTATGACCGCACCACGGTAGACGATATCATCGCCGCCTCCAAGACGTCCAAGGGAACGTTCTACCACTATTTCAAAGGGAAAGAGGCGCTCCTTAATTCTCTGTCCTATCTGTTTGACGAGAAGTACGAGGAGCTGGCGGCTGTGATCGACCCAAATCTGTCTGCCTACGACAAACTATTGTTTTTAAACCATGAGCTGTTCTATATGATCGAGACCAGCATCGACATCAAGCTGCTGGCTTATCTCTATTCTTCCCAGCTCATTACCAAAGACAAGAAATCCCTCTCCGACCAGAAGCGTTTCTACTTCAAGTGGGTCACCGAGATCCTGGCCGAAGGGCTCAAAAACGGAGAATTCAAGAATACCAGCACCGCAGAAGAGTTGATGGACATTTACGCCATGTACGAACGGGCCGTGCTCTACGACTGGGCGCTTTTCAAGGGGAAATATTCCCTCTCTGAATACAGCGACCGGCTGCTCCCCCATGTGCTGGACACTTTTGTAGACGGGATATAA
- a CDS encoding proline racemase family protein yields the protein MELKANVNFNRFEAALQVVDAHTEGEFCRMVIGGFPEPQGNTMIEKKKWMEENYDNVRTALMFEPRGHHDMFGAFLCEPVNKEADFGVMFMDTGGYLNMCGHCTIGAVTVAVEAGLVESHEGENEVVLDAPAGLIRTKAMVKDGKVESVTLTNVPAFVYKENQSVTIDGKEIKFTISFGGSFFALVDTTQLDIGEINAKTVPAYTALGMKMLDAISKEIPVKHPLLDIDSVDLVEFYGPTPNPDKADLRNVVIFGDAMADRSPCGTGTSAKLATLHHWGEIKVGEEFRYESFMGSLFKGVIKETTKVADYDAVIPMITGSAYLTGVATYLIDPTDPLKYGFQVG from the coding sequence ATGGAGTTAAAAGCGAATGTTAACTTCAATCGGTTTGAGGCCGCTCTTCAGGTTGTAGACGCTCATACCGAAGGCGAGTTCTGCCGTATGGTCATCGGCGGATTCCCGGAGCCGCAGGGCAACACCATGATCGAGAAGAAGAAATGGATGGAAGAGAACTACGACAATGTTCGTACTGCTCTGATGTTCGAGCCAAGAGGACACCACGATATGTTTGGCGCTTTCCTGTGCGAGCCAGTGAACAAAGAAGCTGATTTCGGCGTAATGTTCATGGATACAGGCGGATACCTGAACATGTGCGGACACTGCACCATCGGTGCTGTTACCGTTGCTGTTGAGGCTGGTCTTGTTGAGTCCCACGAGGGCGAGAACGAGGTTGTTCTTGACGCTCCTGCCGGACTGATCCGCACCAAAGCTATGGTAAAAGACGGCAAGGTTGAGAGTGTAACTCTGACCAACGTTCCGGCATTCGTTTACAAAGAGAACCAGTCTGTAACCATCGACGGCAAAGAGATCAAGTTCACCATCTCCTTCGGCGGAAGCTTCTTCGCTCTGGTAGATACCACACAGCTTGACATCGGCGAGATCAACGCCAAGACCGTTCCGGCTTACACCGCTCTTGGAATGAAGATGCTGGATGCCATCAGCAAAGAGATCCCGGTTAAGCACCCGCTGCTTGACATCGACAGCGTTGACCTGGTTGAGTTCTACGGACCGACCCCGAATCCGGACAAGGCTGATCTTAGAAACGTTGTTATCTTCGGCGACGCAATGGCTGACCGTTCTCCGTGCGGAACTGGTACCAGCGCGAAGCTTGCTACCCTGCATCACTGGGGAGAGATCAAAGTCGGTGAAGAGTTCCGTTACGAGAGCTTCATGGGCAGCCTGTTCAAAGGCGTGATCAAAGAGACCACCAAGGTTGCTGATTACGACGCAGTTATCCCGATGATCACCGGAAGCGCTTACCTGACAGGTGTGGCTACATACCTGATCGATCCTACCGATCCATTGAAATATGGTTTCCAGGTTGGCTAA
- a CDS encoding proline reductase-associated electron transfer protein PrdC: MGNVQLLLRQHVGAPCAPCVKVGDDVKKGTLIATPTGLGANIFSSVYGKVADITDDRIIIEPAAEQPDEFVPIDVPADATKLDMIKAAGIVGMGGAGFPTGVKLNINLAETPLAELDPEINPELPADFKLDHSYILINAAECEPGLEHNIKQLVEQTDKVIRGVKYCMEITHADKAIFAIKKKHHDAIKHLDAALKDEADISMHFLADIYPMGEERAVVRECLGINLLPTQLPSAARSVVVNLETVAKIAEAIEEKKPCITKNLTVRGKLNGGNQAHVFMDVPVGVSVGELIEKAGGIDGAYGEIVMGGAFTGKSTTVDEPITKTTGGILVSVEFPDLHGANVGLLVCACGGSEDRMRELAEKMNGKVVSVCRCKQAIESKPGAPLKCLRPGNCPGQVKNNLQFKKDKCEYIIIGNCSDCSNTVMASGPKMGLKVFHQTDHVMRAVGHPLYRTLKISKEVSQDIDF, translated from the coding sequence ATGGGAAATGTACAGTTATTATTGCGTCAGCATGTGGGCGCTCCGTGCGCGCCATGTGTAAAGGTTGGGGATGACGTAAAAAAAGGTACGCTCATCGCAACACCTACAGGACTGGGAGCGAATATCTTCTCCAGTGTCTATGGTAAGGTCGCGGACATCACAGACGACAGGATCATCATTGAGCCTGCGGCTGAGCAGCCGGACGAGTTTGTACCGATCGACGTACCTGCAGATGCCACCAAGCTGGATATGATCAAAGCAGCAGGAATCGTTGGAATGGGCGGAGCCGGATTCCCCACAGGCGTAAAGCTTAATATCAATCTGGCGGAGACACCGCTGGCAGAGCTGGATCCGGAGATCAACCCGGAGCTTCCGGCAGACTTCAAGCTGGATCACAGCTATATCCTGATCAATGCTGCAGAGTGCGAGCCGGGACTGGAGCACAACATTAAGCAGCTGGTAGAGCAGACGGATAAAGTGATCCGCGGCGTGAAATACTGTATGGAGATCACTCATGCAGACAAGGCGATCTTCGCAATTAAGAAGAAACATCACGATGCTATCAAGCATCTGGATGCGGCTCTCAAAGACGAGGCAGACATCTCCATGCACTTCCTGGCGGACATCTACCCGATGGGCGAGGAACGTGCGGTAGTAAGAGAGTGTCTGGGAATCAACCTTCTTCCCACCCAGCTTCCTTCCGCGGCAAGATCCGTAGTTGTGAACCTGGAGACTGTTGCCAAGATCGCAGAAGCGATCGAGGAGAAGAAGCCCTGCATCACCAAGAACCTGACCGTGCGCGGCAAGCTTAACGGCGGCAATCAGGCCCATGTATTCATGGATGTTCCAGTTGGCGTAAGCGTTGGCGAGCTGATTGAGAAAGCCGGCGGCATTGATGGAGCTTACGGTGAGATCGTAATGGGCGGAGCCTTCACTGGCAAGTCCACAACAGTAGACGAGCCTATCACCAAGACCACAGGAGGAATCCTGGTGAGCGTAGAGTTCCCGGATCTCCATGGGGCTAACGTAGGTCTTCTGGTCTGTGCCTGCGGCGGAAGCGAAGACCGCATGCGTGAACTGGCCGAGAAGATGAACGGCAAGGTGGTATCTGTATGCAGATGTAAACAGGCTATCGAGAGCAAACCGGGCGCGCCGCTTAAGTGTCTGCGTCCTGGCAACTGTCCTGGACAGGTTAAGAACAACCTGCAGTTCAAGAAGGACAAGTGTGAGTACATCATTATCGGAAACTGTTCCGACTGCTCTAACACGGTAATGGCTTCCGGACCGAAGATGGGACTGAAAGTATTCCATCAGACAGACCATGTAATGAGAGCGGTTGGTCATCCTCTTTACAGAACCCTGAAGATCTCCAAAGAGGTCAGCCAGGATATTGATTTTTAA
- the prdA gene encoding D-proline reductase (dithiol) proprotein PrdA, which yields MSITAETAKEHAHDPAVLCCRAEAGITIEPANLEDPAIFDDLVDSGLLSLDGCLTIEEVLGATLTKTCDSLCPLTPDVLDGVKAPSAPAAEEAEEETPAAEAAAPVAAAPVAAGGTLKIHIGEGKDIDLEIPVGALGAGGAAAVPVAAGAAAAVAGGAAAAEAGEEKVVRSLTRKHFNITEVKRGPETKIEGTTLYIREGIEQEVIDNQELVKDFHLEIITPDKYHTYSETIMDVQPIATKEGDADLGTGVTRVLDGVVMMLTGTDEDGVQIGEFGSSEGYLDENIMWNRPSCPDKGEIFIKGNIVIQEKTNMERRGPMAAHTAFDVITQEIREVMKELDESLVVDTEELKQVRRPGKKKVVIVKEIMGQGAMHDNFILPVEPVGILGARANVDLGNVPVCVSPLEVLDGCIHALTCIGPASKEMSRHYWREPLVLEALHDPEVDLCGVVFVGSPQINAEKFYVSKRVGHTVEMMDVDGAFVTTEGFGNNHIDFASHIEQIGMRGVPVVGMSYCAVQGALVVGNKHMQYMVDNNKSESGIENEVLGCNTLCQEDAIRALAMLKTAMAGEEVKAAEKKWNPNVKSTNVELIEAAYGKKVDLVENEQSLPMSQKRKEKYD from the coding sequence ATGTCAATCACAGCTGAAACAGCGAAAGAACATGCTCATGATCCTGCGGTATTGTGTTGCAGAGCCGAAGCTGGAATTACAATTGAGCCGGCGAACCTGGAGGATCCGGCAATCTTTGACGATCTGGTAGATTCCGGATTGTTAAGCCTGGATGGCTGCCTGACCATCGAAGAAGTTTTGGGAGCTACACTTACCAAGACTTGTGATTCTCTTTGCCCGCTGACCCCAGACGTTCTGGACGGCGTTAAGGCTCCAAGCGCACCGGCAGCAGAGGAAGCAGAGGAAGAGACACCTGCAGCAGAGGCAGCGGCTCCTGTAGCGGCAGCTCCTGTAGCAGCAGGCGGAACACTGAAGATCCACATCGGCGAGGGCAAGGACATTGACCTTGAGATCCCGGTTGGAGCTCTTGGAGCAGGCGGCGCAGCAGCAGTTCCTGTAGCAGCAGGAGCAGCAGCGGCAGTGGCAGGCGGCGCAGCGGCAGCAGAAGCTGGCGAGGAGAAAGTCGTTAGAAGCCTGACCAGAAAGCACTTCAACATCACAGAGGTTAAGAGAGGACCGGAGACCAAGATCGAGGGAACCACTCTTTACATCCGTGAAGGCATTGAGCAGGAAGTTATCGACAATCAGGAACTGGTTAAAGATTTCCACCTGGAGATCATCACTCCTGACAAATATCACACCTATTCTGAGACCATCATGGACGTTCAGCCCATCGCTACAAAGGAAGGCGACGCTGACCTTGGTACAGGCGTGACAAGAGTTCTGGACGGCGTTGTAATGATGCTGACCGGTACCGATGAAGACGGAGTTCAGATCGGTGAGTTCGGTTCTTCCGAAGGATACCTGGATGAGAACATTATGTGGAACCGTCCGAGCTGCCCGGATAAAGGCGAGATCTTTATCAAGGGTAACATCGTGATCCAGGAGAAGACCAACATGGAGCGTCGTGGACCTATGGCTGCCCACACCGCTTTCGACGTGATCACTCAGGAGATCCGTGAAGTTATGAAAGAGCTGGATGAGAGCCTGGTAGTTGATACTGAGGAACTGAAACAGGTTCGTCGTCCTGGCAAGAAGAAAGTTGTTATCGTTAAGGAGATCATGGGACAGGGAGCTATGCATGATAACTTCATCCTTCCTGTAGAGCCTGTTGGAATCCTTGGCGCAAGAGCAAACGTAGACTTAGGAAACGTTCCGGTATGCGTATCTCCGCTGGAGGTTCTGGATGGATGTATCCACGCTCTTACCTGTATCGGACCTGCTTCCAAGGAAATGTCCAGACATTACTGGAGAGAGCCACTGGTTCTGGAAGCCCTGCATGATCCGGAAGTTGACCTTTGCGGCGTTGTATTCGTAGGAAGCCCGCAGATCAACGCTGAGAAATTCTATGTATCCAAACGTGTTGGACACACCGTAGAGATGATGGACGTAGACGGAGCTTTCGTTACAACAGAAGGTTTCGGAAACAACCACATCGACTTCGCAAGCCACATCGAGCAGATCGGTATGAGAGGCGTTCCGGTAGTAGGTATGTCCTACTGTGCAGTACAGGGCGCGCTGGTTGTTGGTAACAAGCACATGCAGTACATGGTTGACAACAACAAGTCCGAGTCCGGTATCGAGAACGAGGTTCTTGGCTGCAACACCCTTTGCCAAGAGGATGCGATCCGTGCTCTGGCTATGCTGAAGACAGCTATGGCCGGCGAGGAAGTAAAGGCTGCTGAGAAGAAGTGGAATCCGAACGTTAAATCTACCAACGTAGAGCTGATCGAAGCTGCATACGGCAAGAAGGTTGATCTCGTTGAGAACGAGCAGTCTCTGCCGATGAGCCAGAAACGTAAGGAAAAATACGACTAA
- a CDS encoding CBO2463/CBO2479 domain-containing protein has protein sequence MNNERLNYGDKIIYMEGVIVDVDDCSISVDLKGRLGFFKAPKRMFICDTEPKIGQEVGWNMSFPEQLGPEVNDKYVSNIEKERRKQEEMRTRLDNKEV, from the coding sequence ATGAATAATGAACGCTTGAATTACGGTGACAAGATCATTTACATGGAAGGCGTGATCGTGGATGTTGACGACTGCAGCATCAGCGTGGACCTGAAAGGGCGCCTGGGGTTCTTCAAAGCTCCCAAGAGAATGTTTATCTGCGACACCGAACCTAAAATAGGCCAGGAAGTGGGATGGAACATGAGCTTTCCGGAGCAGCTGGGACCGGAAGTAAATGATAAATATGTCAGCAACATTGAGAAAGAACGGCGCAAACAAGAAGAGATGCGTACGCGTTTGGATAATAAGGAGGTCTAA
- the prdB gene encoding D-proline reductase (dithiol) protein PrdB — protein sequence MSLTVVKGLQSEIFVPITPPAVWTPVTKELKDMSIALATAAGVHKKSQERFNLAGDFTWRKIENTTPSSDLMVSHGGYDNSDVNKDINCMFPIDRIHELAAEGFIRACAPVHAGFMGGGGNQEKFKGETGPAIAQMFKEEDVDAVILTAGUGTCHRSAVLVQRAIEEAGIPTIIIAALPPVVRQTGTPRAVAPLVPMGANAGGPHNVEQQTQIVKATLEQLVKIQTPGTIVPLPFEYVAKI from the coding sequence ATGAGTTTAACGGTTGTTAAAGGTTTACAATCTGAAATCTTCGTTCCTATTACTCCACCGGCAGTATGGACTCCTGTAACAAAAGAGCTGAAAGATATGTCTATCGCTCTTGCGACAGCAGCAGGTGTTCATAAGAAATCCCAGGAAAGATTCAATCTTGCTGGTGACTTCACCTGGAGAAAAATTGAGAACACTACACCATCCAGTGATCTGATGGTATCCCATGGTGGATATGACAACAGTGATGTTAACAAAGACATCAACTGCATGTTCCCCATCGACAGAATCCATGAGCTGGCTGCAGAGGGCTTCATCAGAGCCTGCGCTCCGGTACACGCTGGATTCATGGGCGGCGGCGGAAACCAGGAGAAATTCAAAGGCGAAACTGGTCCGGCCATCGCACAGATGTTCAAAGAAGAGGATGTTGACGCAGTAATCCTCACCGCTGGCTGAGGTACCTGCCACCGCTCTGCAGTATTGGTGCAGAGAGCGATTGAAGAAGCTGGAATTCCTACAATCATTATTGCAGCTCTTCCGCCGGTTGTTCGTCAGACCGGTACTCCTCGTGCAGTTGCTCCGTTGGTTCCTATGGGAGCTAACGCTGGTGGACCGCACAATGTTGAACAGCAGACACAGATCGTTAAGGCTACTCTTGAGCAGTTAGTAAAGATCCAGACACCTGGAACTATCGTACCGCTGCCGTTTGAGTACGTTGCTAAGATCTAA
- the prdD gene encoding proline reductase cluster protein PrdD: MADEIRDLRRLVIKAFHMTDVEWGDHNDITVDGHMTVSKEMIDQLVAEEEYLEKIDIQIIKPGDHDRWTNTIMDIIPISTKVLGKIGEGITHTVTGVYVILTGVDVNGKQCHEFGSSEGNLKDQLYLNRAGTPGDNDYIISFDVTLAAGMGQERPGPTAAHRACDKFIQSYRDKLKKFKGEKCTERHEYHDIVRPGKKRVLIVKQVAGQGAMYDTHLFAKEPSGVEGGRSIIDMGNMPILVTPNEYRDGIIRSMQ; this comes from the coding sequence TTGGCAGACGAAATAAGAGACTTAAGACGTCTGGTGATCAAGGCCTTCCACATGACAGATGTAGAATGGGGCGATCACAACGACATCACAGTTGACGGACATATGACGGTCAGCAAAGAGATGATCGATCAGCTGGTGGCTGAGGAAGAGTATCTGGAGAAGATCGACATCCAGATCATCAAGCCGGGCGACCACGACCGCTGGACCAACACCATCATGGACATCATTCCGATCTCCACCAAGGTGCTGGGCAAGATTGGAGAGGGAATCACCCACACTGTTACCGGTGTCTATGTGATCCTTACCGGAGTGGATGTAAATGGCAAGCAGTGCCATGAATTTGGTTCTTCTGAGGGAAATCTGAAGGATCAGCTGTACCTGAACCGTGCAGGTACGCCGGGAGACAACGATTATATTATCTCCTTTGACGTGACGCTGGCGGCAGGCATGGGCCAGGAGCGGCCGGGCCCCACAGCGGCTCACAGAGCCTGCGACAAGTTTATCCAGAGCTATCGGGATAAGCTTAAGAAATTCAAAGGCGAGAAGTGTACAGAACGCCACGAGTATCATGATATTGTAAGACCTGGAAAGAAGCGAGTGCTGATCGTGAAGCAGGTGGCCGGACAGGGCGCGATGTATGATACCCACCTGTTCGCGAAGGAGCCTTCCGGTGTGGAGGGTGGACGCTCGATCATCGATATGGGCAACATGCCGATTCTGGTTACGCCCAACGAATATAGAGACGGAATCATCCGTTCTATGCAGTAA
- a CDS encoding glycine/sarcosine/betaine reductase component B subunit — MGIGPSTKETSLHHFRDPLLDVVSQDTDVDLMGIVIVGTPDDNVDKMLVGTRTAVWAEAMRADGVIISSDGWGNSDVDFTNTCEQLGTRGIAVTGLNFSGTVAQFVVVNDYLDGIIDINKSADGTETDVVGENNVVELDCKKALALLKLKMRKNEQKR, encoded by the coding sequence ATGGGAATCGGACCATCAACCAAGGAAACGTCACTTCATCATTTCCGGGATCCGCTGCTTGACGTGGTTTCCCAGGATACGGATGTGGACCTGATGGGGATTGTTATTGTAGGAACCCCGGACGACAACGTGGATAAAATGCTGGTAGGTACCAGGACCGCTGTGTGGGCGGAAGCCATGCGCGCGGACGGTGTGATCATCTCCTCTGACGGTTGGGGCAACAGCGATGTTGACTTTACCAATACCTGTGAGCAGCTGGGAACCAGAGGGATCGCAGTGACCGGTCTGAACTTCAGCGGTACGGTGGCTCAGTTCGTTGTTGTCAACGACTATCTGGACGGTATCATTGACATCAATAAGAGCGCGGACGGAACAGAGACCGACGTGGTAGGCGAGAACAACGTTGTGGAGCTGGACTGCAAGAAGGCGCTGGCGCTTTTGAAGCTGAAGATGCGTAAGAACGAGCAGAAGAGATAA
- a CDS encoding YcxB family protein: MEIEERREQESVVSADPRRNHYTVKIRRDTKMMMTFIKFQNRVSHPRVTFNLFATGVLLAAVPVIVKGLALPGVIVSYGVGGLLILTALFRQYLTLSMMKSNPEVKENEEITYYFGNTGVRAVHDDDTEENMGHYKNIYRLWEDEKTFYVGMNEDDLLILPKENIEGGDMGSFKDFILEKSGAEYRWKPVGIVNKWKDFLVKTKNRILYLRMEAEQREKEKKGR, from the coding sequence ATGGAGATAGAAGAAAGACGGGAGCAGGAGAGCGTGGTGAGCGCGGATCCCCGGAGAAATCATTACACGGTTAAGATCCGGCGGGACACGAAGATGATGATGACCTTCATCAAGTTCCAGAACCGGGTCAGCCACCCCAGGGTTACTTTTAATCTGTTTGCCACAGGCGTACTCCTGGCAGCAGTGCCGGTGATCGTAAAGGGCCTGGCCCTTCCGGGAGTGATCGTGAGTTACGGTGTGGGCGGGCTTCTGATCCTGACTGCGTTGTTCCGCCAGTATCTGACTCTTTCCATGATGAAGAGCAACCCGGAAGTAAAGGAGAATGAGGAGATCACCTATTACTTTGGCAATACCGGCGTCCGGGCGGTGCATGACGACGATACGGAAGAGAACATGGGGCATTACAAGAACATCTACCGGTTGTGGGAAGATGAGAAAACCTTCTACGTGGGGATGAATGAGGACGATCTTCTGATCCTGCCCAAGGAGAATATCGAGGGCGGAGACATGGGAAGCTTCAAGGATTTTATCCTGGAAAAAAGCGGAGCGGAATACCGATGGAAACCGGTTGGGATCGTGAACAAATGGAAGGATTTCCTTGTGAAGACCAAGAACCGGATCCTGTATCTGCGGATGGAAGCGGAGCAGAGGGAAAAGGAGAAGAAGGGCAGATAA
- a CDS encoding permease, with translation MAMYIMKGLCVIGIILNVVLMIRKNKELRANPEKDPGTGMTGEELWQKGKQPKNLVATIITGFVANFLDTLGIGSFAPSSASFKLTKSVDDILVPGTLNVGDTVPVCVEAFLFFGFVDMDILTLVLMIVASVVGSFVMADIVTKFDRKKVRYALFVGLFILATVILMKVFAIGPFGTIGTELGLRGVKLVIAVVGNFIFGALMSIGVGLYAPCMAMVLALGMDAGCAFPAMMGSCAYLMAFGNGPKFIAQGRYDMVACWTQAIFGAIGVYCAYAFVSSLPLETLTKVIAVIVYITAFLYLHDAIKKGSAA, from the coding sequence ATGGCAATGTACATCATGAAGGGATTGTGCGTGATCGGTATCATCCTGAACGTTGTTCTGATGATCCGCAAGAACAAAGAGCTCCGCGCAAATCCGGAGAAAGACCCTGGAACTGGAATGACCGGCGAGGAACTGTGGCAGAAAGGTAAACAGCCGAAGAATCTTGTTGCAACCATTATCACTGGATTTGTAGCGAACTTCCTGGATACTCTGGGAATCGGTTCTTTCGCTCCGTCATCTGCTTCTTTTAAGCTGACGAAGTCTGTAGACGATATCCTGGTTCCTGGTACCCTGAACGTAGGCGATACCGTTCCTGTATGTGTTGAGGCTTTCCTGTTCTTCGGTTTCGTAGATATGGATATCCTGACACTGGTTCTGATGATTGTCGCTTCCGTAGTTGGTTCTTTCGTAATGGCCGATATCGTAACCAAGTTCGACCGGAAGAAAGTTCGTTACGCGCTGTTCGTAGGTCTCTTCATCCTGGCTACTGTAATCCTGATGAAAGTTTTTGCGATCGGCCCATTCGGCACCATCGGTACAGAGCTTGGTCTTCGTGGCGTGAAGCTCGTGATCGCTGTTGTTGGTAACTTCATCTTCGGCGCTCTGATGAGTATCGGTGTTGGTCTGTACGCTCCTTGTATGGCTATGGTTCTGGCTCTTGGTATGGATGCCGGATGTGCGTTCCCAGCTATGATGGGATCCTGCGCATACCTGATGGCATTTGGTAACGGCCCGAAGTTCATCGCTCAGGGAAGATACGACATGGTTGCCTGCTGGACACAGGCTATCTTTGGCGCCATCGGTGTTTACTGTGCATACGCTTTCGTATCCAGTCTGCCGTTGGAAACACTGACCAAGGTTATCGCTGTTATCGTTTACATCACAGCGTTCCTGTATCTGCATGACGCGATCAAGAAAGGTTCTGCTGCTTAA
- a CDS encoding sulfite exporter TauE/SafE family protein: MSAATILLIIMWLFAAVFFVVLVKDVMAHKDELDKSKMGYNSLISAIANFFDTLGIGSYAIATSAWKFNKSISDDLIPGTLNVAFGIPICVEATITMTRIDVDPLTLVLMIASAIVGSIIGAKIISKMDIMKIRVVMGVALLIVAAITLCKINGVGPFGLIGTARGLTGALLVIGVIANFILGVLMTAGIGLYAPCMALVLLLGMSADVAFPIMMGSCAFLCPACGITFIKGGKYQRAMTIPMIITGSIGVLIAGFIVTSLPLTLLTYLVCVVMVICALLFFHDAKKQSK, from the coding sequence ATGAGCGCTGCAACAATCTTACTTATCATCATGTGGCTTTTTGCCGCGGTATTCTTCGTGGTATTAGTCAAGGACGTTATGGCACACAAGGATGAGCTTGACAAGAGCAAGATGGGGTACAACTCGCTGATCAGTGCCATCGCCAACTTCTTTGATACCCTGGGTATCGGAAGTTACGCTATCGCTACTTCCGCCTGGAAGTTCAACAAGTCCATCTCCGATGATCTGATCCCCGGAACCCTGAATGTGGCTTTCGGTATCCCGATCTGCGTGGAAGCTACCATTACTATGACCCGGATCGATGTGGATCCTCTGACTCTGGTCCTGATGATCGCTTCTGCCATTGTCGGATCCATCATCGGCGCCAAGATCATTTCCAAGATGGACATTATGAAGATCCGGGTGGTTATGGGTGTAGCCCTTCTTATCGTGGCTGCCATCACCCTGTGCAAGATCAACGGCGTGGGACCATTCGGCCTTATCGGTACCGCAAGAGGCCTGACCGGCGCGCTGCTGGTGATCGGTGTTATCGCCAACTTCATCCTGGGTGTTCTGATGACCGCCGGTATCGGTCTTTACGCACCCTGTATGGCTCTGGTCCTTCTGCTGGGCATGAGCGCCGACGTGGCATTCCCTATCATGATGGGCTCCTGTGCGTTCCTGTGCCCCGCCTGCGGCATTACATTTATTAAGGGAGGAAAATATCAGCGGGCAATGACCATCCCCATGATCATCACCGGTTCCATCGGTGTTCTGATCGCCGGATTCATTGTAACATCCCTGCCGCTGACACTGCTCACTTACCTGGTATGCGTAGTCATGGTGATCTGCGCGCTCCTGTTCTTCCACGACGCTAAAAAACAGTCCAAATAG